In Acidisarcina polymorpha, the DNA window AAAGGGCGATTTTATCTCGTATGGAGGTTGTTTTGTTCCCTCAAGATGCTATTCCAGCAAGGAACGCTGGCGTTGTGTCATCCAGGCAAGCGTGCTTGGAACTCCTCGCGCGTACTCTCGAGGCCCAGGTCAGACCGGATCCTAAAGGTGTTATAAAGAAAACCGCCGTTCCTGACATTTCCATCATTCGGTCCAACCATGCAACGTCAACCAAGTCTCAAATGTCGAGACCGACAATTTGGATCACGCTTCAGGGCGCAACTACAGTTATCCGTGAAAAGCAACACCTCTCTTATAGTCCCGGTGAAGCGTTTCTCTTAATGGCTGGATCAGGCTGCAGCTGCACGGTGCACGCAAGCAGTGCCGGTAATCCCTATCTCGGGCTCTGTGTAGAGTTGGACTACGCCCACTCACGAGAGATTGCAGATAGACTTGGTCTCCTACGGAAATCGGCTATTTCCTCCGACAGGTCTGATATCTCGGCACTTGATCTAAGCTTGCCACTGCTGCAGTGTTTGTTGCGCACGATCTCTTTACTCGAGAGCCCAAAGGCAGTGCAAATTCTTCAGCAAAGTCTGCTGCGAGAGATTTGCTATTGGCTGCAATCAGGTCCGGGCGGGAGGCAGCTTGCGCAGCGCCTCTTTACAGCGGGCCAAGGGATTCGTGCCTCCGATGCCGTAAGGCATTTGCACGCGAACTTTAGCAATCCTGTGTGTGTTGACGACCTAGCAGATCTTGTTTGCATGAGTCCGGCCACGTTACACCGCCAGTTCAAGCTTTTGACCTCTTTGTCCCCACACCAGTACCTAAAACGACTTCGGCTTCTAGAAGCCAGGCGGCTGCTCTTTGGTGGTAAGACGAATGTGAAGAGCGTCGCCTTTCAGGTGGGATACCTAAGTGCGTCTCATTTCAGCAGGGAGTACGCACGTCTGTTCGGCCAGCCTCCCGGACAGAAAGAGGTTAAGCACAGGGGCGCTCGTATCTTGCAAGATCAACAAATGGCTGAGGTGGAAGATTGAAAGCTTTAGGCATAGAAGCAACGTAGCTTCAGCCGTCAGATTGTCTGGTGGGGATCGAGATTCCTAGCTTGCCAGGCACCCCTTGTTAGGTTGCAAAGGGCGATGATTACCGACACAAAGCGGCAATCTGTCATTGCTGTATATGCGTTCGCAGGCGGCTTTGCCGGCTGGTCGAAAGACTTAATATCTCCCGAAGGAGCAAGTATGGCAATCGCAACTGATATGAAAGTTTCGTTAGGACCCTTTTCGACTGTGCAGCAGCTTTCCTCCGCGCTAAACAGAAACGAGCTAAGCGCTGAGGAATTATTGATGGCGACTGTCGAGCGAATCGAAGCAGTCAACCCCACCGTCAACGCCATCGTCGCGATGGACGTGGATCTCGCCCGGAAATCGGCGAGGGAAAGCGACAAGAGGCGCGCGGCAAATGCCGTTCGCGGGCCGCTCGACGGCATACCGATGACCGTGAAGGATAGTATTGCAGTCGAGGGATTTCCTGCCACATCAGGCTTTCCTCCCCTGGCAAATTATCGCCCGAACTCCGACGCGCCGAGCGTGTCGCGATTGAGACGTGCCGGCGTCACGTTCGTTGGCAAATCTAATTTGTCCACGATGGCCAGCGACTTTCAGAGCGACAATTCGCTTTTCGGTACTACGCGCAACCCTTGGAACCTGGAGATGACGTCCGGAGGTTCCTCGGGAGGCGCGGCAGCGGCCCTGGCTACAGGCATGATACCGCTGGAGCTCGGTAGTGATATTGGCGGCTCGGTTCGCCAACCGGCTCATTTCTGCGGCATATACGCCCATAAGCCGACGTTCGAAATCTATCCGCAACGAGGCCACGTTCCGCCGCCGCCGGGGGTCATGAGCATAGCCGACATGGGAGTGCTCGGACCGATGGCCAGGTCCGCCCAGGATTTAAACCTGGCGCTAGAAGCTCTCCTTCTCGACGAAGAAAGCACAGGCCGAGGCAGATGGATACCTGAAATACCACCTCCCCGCTTCGCACGTCTTTCAGCAGCCCGCATTGCACTCTGGTCGAGCGATGATGCGTTCCCGGTAGATCGCGCTACTGCCGACATGATGGAAACGGTCGCCACGCGTCTCGAAAAGGCAGGTGCTGCAGTAGATCGACACGCTCGGCCGTTTTCTGATTTGACCGAAGTCGCGGACGCCTACTTTCAGCTACTCATGCCTCTGCTGCTCGGGAGTTACACGCCGAACGAATTGGAAGCCATGTTGGAGCGTAACCCCGATGCAAAGTTTGTGAAACTGATCCACGCCGGCGCGCGTCAGACTGCGGCGGAGATGGCGAAGTCGAAGGAAGTTCAAACGAGGGCAATCTCCTCTTGGCGTACCTTTTTTGAGCGATTCGACGCTCTAATTTGTCCTGTTTCGCCCCACGCCGCGTTCCCTCACAATCTTTCGGTTTCATCCGTAGAGCGCGAGTTGGTGGTCCAGGAGCGCCGCTACCCTTATTGGGATCATGTGGTCTGGTGCGGGGCACTGGCGAATTTTGCTTATCTTCCGGCGACCGCCAGACCAATCACCTTCACCTCCGCCGGACTACCGATGGGAATCCAAATCGTAGGCCCATATCTGGAAGACCGAACACCGATCCACGCGGCCCTGCTAATGGACGATCTATTCGGAGGCTTCATACCGCCTCCGCAATTTGAGGAAAACAAAGATTGGTGAACTCAACCCCCATTGAGGGGCTGTGGGTGGCGTCTCTGTTCCAACGCTCTACCGATCAAATTGCAAAAGAGGCGGCGGGTGCCGCTCAAGTGCCCTGTGTAAGCGACGGGCTAATGCACGACAACGCAGCAGGAAGAGGACAAAGCAATGGGTAAGCTCGATGGAAAGGTCGCAGTCATTACTGCGGCGACCTCCGGCATGGCATTGGCGACGGCGAGACTGTTTGCTGAAGAGGGTGCCCACGTGTTTATTACGGGGCGCAGGCAGGAGAAGCTGGATGAGGCGGTGAAGCTGATTGGACGAAATGTGACAGGTGTGCAAGGGGATGCGTCGAACCTGGCAGATCTGGATCGGCTCTACGATACGGTGAAGCGGGAGAAGGGCAGCATCGACGTCTTGTTCGCGAGTGCTGGAAGAGGCGAGCCTGCGCCGCTTGAGCAGGTGACAGAGGAGTTTTTTGACAACATCTTCGATCTCAACGTGCGGGGTACTCTGTTCACAGTGCAGAAGGCGTTGCCCCTGTTCAACGACAAGGGCTCGATCTTCCTGAATGGATCGGGCATGAGCGTGAAGGGATTCCCCGGCTTTTCCGTCTACGCTGGGAGCAAGGCCGCGCTGCGGTCGTTTGTGCGGACTTGGCTGCTTGAACTGAAGCAGCGAGGCATCCGGGTGAATGTACTGAGCCCGGGGCCGATCGACACGCCAGCCAACGACTGGATGAGTGAGGAGATGAAGGAATACATCCGAGCGCAGGTGCCGCGAGGGGAGTGGGGACGCCCGGAGGAGATTGCCACCGTCGCGCTGTTCCTGGCGTCCAGCGATTCAAGCTTCATCAACGGTATGGAGTTGTTCGTGGATGGCGGAGCGACGCAGATCTGAAGACCTGGGTTACCTGGCGGACAGGTGGCAGCTACTTTGATGCTGGTCGCGAATTCATCCGCCCAGGTAGATGTCCTGCCTGCCATCCTATTTCGCTCATGACAATCTCAAGTTGAACAAGCGTCTCAGCGTCAATGTCGGGTTGAATCATGAGCACCGCAGGCAGCCAGTGGACACGCGAAATCACCTTGGCAGCTTTGATGTCGCGACCAACTCTGACCTTTCGTACCCAGACACTAACGTACTTGGACTCGAGAGGGCGATGGTCAAGCGCGCCGCCGATTCAACTCCAAGCCTCTTTTTTCCCGGCTGGGGCCCTCTCCTGAAGGAAGAGGGCTCATACGACATGACGTTCAGTGCAATGAGCGGCGCGGAAACGCCATATACCGGCTGGGGTACAGGTATGGTCGACCTCGACAACGATGGGTTTCCCGACATCTTTCTAGTCGCCGGGAATGTTTATCCCAAGGTCGAAAATGAAAACGACGCTATATCTTCATAAGCGCTTCTCCCTTTCCTGGTAACCCTTCCACGTTTCCGGTTCTGCTTATTCGCAACATCTCAACGGGCAAGTACCGGCGGCTCGGTCGCAACGTCATGGAGGCATAATTGTTGCGACTAGATACGTTAAGGCGGATATCTAGATAAGCCCGGTATTCCGATTCAGGACGAAGGGTCCCGGCAATTGCAGTCCTGGCCGGACGCTAGTTCCCGAACCAAGAATCATGATCGACGACGAATAATTCAGTTGGCGACAAGGCGCTTCTAGATATGAATGCGCCATATCTCAACATGGGAAGAATTTGGCAAATCTACTTCTTGTCGGCCGCCATCGCGCGCCATTTGTCGGTGAGTTGTTTGTCGGTCAAGGCTTTGATGAAGACGCCGCCGACGACGGAGCGGGCCTGGAAATGCTCCTGCTCGCCGGTCTTGGTGTCATACCAGTCGGTGAGCGGGACGCGGCTCGGGGTTAGGTTAATCCAGAGGGCGATGGGATCCATAATAGCGTTGAAGTCGACGGGATTGGACGCCAGGGTGGCGGTCCAGATCGACCAATCGAGCTTAGTGTAATCTTCGCGGCTATCAAGCGGAAGGCCGAATTTGTTGATTTTGGTTTTGTAGAAGGCGATCTCCGAGTCGCGGAGGGATTTGGGGAAGAGGTTATAACCGAGGATCTGATCCCAGACGAGGTTGTATTTCTGGCTCCAGGTGTTGGCGGAATCGTAGGCGAGCTTGTAGTGGTCGCCTTCCTGATCCATGGTGATCCACTTGCCGGCAAAGTCGTGGGCGGTCTTAGAGTAGTCGCGGGCAACGTCATCCTTGCCCAGGAGTCTGGCAAGATCGGCGTAGGCCTCGAGGGCGTCGATGGCCTTAAGGGCGAGATTGGCGTTGTGAGTGACGTGGCCGGCGAAGTCGTCGGTGGTGAGCTGGTTTTCGGGATCCAGGCCGTGGCCCCGAAGAAACTCGGCCCACTGGGTAATCTTGGTCCAGTGTTCGGCGGCAAGGGCGGTGTTTGGTTTGCCATTCACCTCTGCCCGCGCGACGGCGTCGAGCATGATAAGCATGTTGCCGGATTCTTCAACGGGCATCTGATCTGCTTCGGTCGCCTCGCCGCCGCCGTAGGTCTGGCCGTTGGCGAGCGGGTAGGTGCCGAGGTCATGCGGGGCGAAGGGAAAGCGCCAGCGATTGGGCAGCGCGGTGTACTGCATGAGGGGACGGAGCTCGGCCTCAAGCAAGGCGGGATTGAAGAAGAGGAAGAGCGGAGCGGCGGGGTAAAGGACGTCGACGGTACCTATGGAGCCGTTAGAGAAGTTCTCCTTGCCGAAGACGAGGGGCATGCCATCGAGATCAGCGACCAAGCCGTGAGCCGCCCATGCTTGGCGGTAGGCGAGGATGCAGAGGTTGGCGTAGTTAGCCCCGGCGGTGCGAGTGAGATCGGCGGTAAGGGAGGTGTCGAGGTCAGTGGCGCGACGATCAAGGGCGGGCATCTCGCGCTCGGCGGCGTCGAGCATGGCGGCGACGGATTGACCGTTGCGCTGCCACCATGGCCTGAGGTTTCGTTCGAGAAACTGTATGGCGTAGCCCTCAGTGTAGGAGACGAGGACGTGGCGGGTCATCGACTGGTCGGTCACGGTGTGGAAGAGGAGTTCCGTAGCGAGGTGGGCGTCGCCTCGGCCGACGACGGAGGAGGCGTCCATGTCGTCGGCGATAGGAAGCATGCCGGTGGTGACGAAGACACCACCGGGTTCGACGGAGGTGTCGCGGACGATGGCCGAAACGGACTCTTCGTCTTTGGGAACGGAGAGATGGAAGTATCCCCAGTCGATGCGGAGGTCGTCGCCGGAGCGATTAAGAATCCGCTGATCGCGGGAGCCAACGGAAAGAATGGTCTGGGTCTCGGTCTGATTCCGAGAGTAGGTGACGGGTTCGCCGGGCGCGTTGACGGCGATGACGGGGTCGACGTCGGTAAGGACGGCGACATCGGCGTGAGATCTGCCGTCGATCGATTTGAGGGTGTAGCTGATATAGGTGACGGGGCGGGAAAGGATGTCGAGATCAGAGAGGATGGTAGGAGTGAAGAAGGTAAGATCGAGCTGGACGCCGCCACCGGTGAAGCTGTAGCGGGTGTGGGTGGGGGTGACGAGATGGGCGATCTGCTGCATGGCGGGGAGCTCGTGCGGAGAGGCACCCATAAAACGCATGGTCTTGCCGTCGACTCGAAGGAGGCCGACGATGGGCTGCGGCTTGCCGGTCCAATGGACGGTGTTCGAGGCGGTGAGGTCATCGGTGTCGGACCATATGGAGAAATAGGGGTTGTGAGTGATCAGGGGAGTAGCGGGATACCGGACGGGCTGCGGCGAGGCGATTGGGGAGGACTGGGCCGCTGTCTGGACAGCGAAAGAGCCGGCACATAGGAAGCAGAGGATGATGGCATTCGTAAGCTGCAGCAACGTGTTTGACCTCTAAGGAGATTGTGCGAGATTGTAGACGCTTCCAAGAATACCGGCAAAGTCTCTAAAGACGTCTACGAGGGCATCAGGTCTGCGACTCCAAAATGCAGATGACTCCGACGAGGACCATC includes these proteins:
- a CDS encoding AraC family transcriptional regulator, which encodes MEVVLFPQDAIPARNAGVVSSRQACLELLARTLEAQVRPDPKGVIKKTAVPDISIIRSNHATSTKSQMSRPTIWITLQGATTVIREKQHLSYSPGEAFLLMAGSGCSCTVHASSAGNPYLGLCVELDYAHSREIADRLGLLRKSAISSDRSDISALDLSLPLLQCLLRTISLLESPKAVQILQQSLLREICYWLQSGPGGRQLAQRLFTAGQGIRASDAVRHLHANFSNPVCVDDLADLVCMSPATLHRQFKLLTSLSPHQYLKRLRLLEARRLLFGGKTNVKSVAFQVGYLSASHFSREYARLFGQPPGQKEVKHRGARILQDQQMAEVED
- a CDS encoding amidase family protein → MAIATDMKVSLGPFSTVQQLSSALNRNELSAEELLMATVERIEAVNPTVNAIVAMDVDLARKSARESDKRRAANAVRGPLDGIPMTVKDSIAVEGFPATSGFPPLANYRPNSDAPSVSRLRRAGVTFVGKSNLSTMASDFQSDNSLFGTTRNPWNLEMTSGGSSGGAAAALATGMIPLELGSDIGGSVRQPAHFCGIYAHKPTFEIYPQRGHVPPPPGVMSIADMGVLGPMARSAQDLNLALEALLLDEESTGRGRWIPEIPPPRFARLSAARIALWSSDDAFPVDRATADMMETVATRLEKAGAAVDRHARPFSDLTEVADAYFQLLMPLLLGSYTPNELEAMLERNPDAKFVKLIHAGARQTAAEMAKSKEVQTRAISSWRTFFERFDALICPVSPHAAFPHNLSVSSVERELVVQERRYPYWDHVVWCGALANFAYLPATARPITFTSAGLPMGIQIVGPYLEDRTPIHAALLMDDLFGGFIPPPQFEENKDW
- a CDS encoding SDR family NAD(P)-dependent oxidoreductase, coding for MGKLDGKVAVITAATSGMALATARLFAEEGAHVFITGRRQEKLDEAVKLIGRNVTGVQGDASNLADLDRLYDTVKREKGSIDVLFASAGRGEPAPLEQVTEEFFDNIFDLNVRGTLFTVQKALPLFNDKGSIFLNGSGMSVKGFPGFSVYAGSKAALRSFVRTWLLELKQRGIRVNVLSPGPIDTPANDWMSEEMKEYIRAQVPRGEWGRPEEIATVALFLASSDSSFINGMELFVDGGATQI
- a CDS encoding glutaminase family protein, with translation MLQLTNAIILCFLCAGSFAVQTAAQSSPIASPQPVRYPATPLITHNPYFSIWSDTDDLTASNTVHWTGKPQPIVGLLRVDGKTMRFMGASPHELPAMQQIAHLVTPTHTRYSFTGGGVQLDLTFFTPTILSDLDILSRPVTYISYTLKSIDGRSHADVAVLTDVDPVIAVNAPGEPVTYSRNQTETQTILSVGSRDQRILNRSGDDLRIDWGYFHLSVPKDEESVSAIVRDTSVEPGGVFVTTGMLPIADDMDASSVVGRGDAHLATELLFHTVTDQSMTRHVLVSYTEGYAIQFLERNLRPWWQRNGQSVAAMLDAAEREMPALDRRATDLDTSLTADLTRTAGANYANLCILAYRQAWAAHGLVADLDGMPLVFGKENFSNGSIGTVDVLYPAAPLFLFFNPALLEAELRPLMQYTALPNRWRFPFAPHDLGTYPLANGQTYGGGEATEADQMPVEESGNMLIMLDAVARAEVNGKPNTALAAEHWTKITQWAEFLRGHGLDPENQLTTDDFAGHVTHNANLALKAIDALEAYADLARLLGKDDVARDYSKTAHDFAGKWITMDQEGDHYKLAYDSANTWSQKYNLVWDQILGYNLFPKSLRDSEIAFYKTKINKFGLPLDSREDYTKLDWSIWTATLASNPVDFNAIMDPIALWINLTPSRVPLTDWYDTKTGEQEHFQARSVVGGVFIKALTDKQLTDKWRAMAADKK